A region of Rhizorhabdus wittichii RW1 DNA encodes the following proteins:
- a CDS encoding TrkA-N domain protein (PFAM: TrkA-N domain protein; Ion transport 2 domain protein), with amino-acid sequence MLRPRPRRDQRLLLHRKSGTPVWLSLLWRVALAFALIAVALAGHWIDRGGLRDNIDGAISFVDVLYFTMITVTTVGYGDIVPVTERARLFDTFVVTPVRLFVWLIFLGTAYEFLLKHVWEKWRMSVIQRKLRGHVVIAGYGTTGSEAASELVRRGLTPAEIVVIDPRQDNLRAAEASGANVIDGDATRNSTLEAVRVAEAKAIIVAAGRDDTSILIVLTARRLAPGVPISVIIRSEDNEALARQAGADTVINPASFAGLLLAGSTHGPHIADYMADLANADGRVTLRERAVSAEEVGKPLAAIVTGLGLRIYRDGAPHGFWEEAAGRLESGDQIVEVVPRS; translated from the coding sequence GTGCTCCGCCCAAGACCGCGTCGTGACCAGAGGCTGCTTCTCCACCGCAAGAGCGGGACGCCGGTCTGGCTGTCGCTGCTGTGGCGGGTGGCGCTGGCCTTCGCGCTGATCGCGGTCGCGCTGGCCGGGCACTGGATCGACCGGGGCGGGCTGCGCGACAATATCGACGGCGCGATCAGCTTCGTCGACGTGCTCTATTTCACGATGATCACAGTCACCACGGTCGGCTATGGCGATATCGTGCCGGTGACCGAGCGGGCCCGCCTGTTCGACACCTTCGTCGTCACGCCGGTCCGGCTGTTCGTCTGGCTGATCTTCCTGGGGACCGCCTATGAATTCCTGCTCAAGCATGTCTGGGAGAAGTGGCGTATGAGCGTGATCCAGCGGAAGCTGCGCGGCCATGTCGTGATCGCCGGCTATGGCACGACCGGATCGGAGGCGGCGAGCGAGCTGGTCCGGCGTGGCCTCACGCCCGCCGAGATCGTCGTCATCGATCCGCGCCAGGACAATCTGCGCGCGGCCGAAGCGAGCGGCGCCAATGTGATCGACGGCGACGCGACCCGCAATTCGACCCTGGAGGCGGTGCGGGTCGCCGAAGCCAAGGCGATCATCGTCGCCGCCGGGCGTGACGATACGTCGATCCTGATCGTGCTCACCGCTCGGCGGCTGGCGCCCGGCGTGCCGATCAGCGTGATCATCCGGTCCGAGGACAATGAGGCGCTGGCGCGACAGGCGGGCGCCGACACGGTGATCAACCCGGCCAGCTTCGCCGGGCTGCTGCTGGCCGGATCGACCCATGGGCCGCACATCGCCGACTATATGGCCGACCTCGCCAATGCCGACGGGCGGGTGACGCTGCGCGAACGGGCCGTGTCGGCGGAGGAAGTGGGCAAGCCGCTGGCGGCGATCGTCACCGGCCTCGGCCTGCGGATCTACCGCGACGGGGCGCCTCACGGTTTCTGGGAGGAGGCCGCCGGCCGGCTGGAATCCGGCGACCAGATCGTCGAGGTGGTCCCGAGGAGTTGA